In Methylomonas sp. ZR1, one DNA window encodes the following:
- a CDS encoding GIY-YIG nuclease family protein, protein MVELQPGFPMFVFKKQQPNIPRRDDAPILKKEAFMPSVVYQSKSGHSFIFNAYDFYNTAWYYDVSGVYIFAKYDRLSNSWQCIYIGETDSFGRRMPEHRQDKWPEALSWGAHAVLAAVIPREWDRMVLEKELINSYPTVLNKKDNPIKLGLGGILRSNEQHRGLADLVRDNQQLQQGYGLLSTLYRL, encoded by the coding sequence GTGGTAGAATTGCAACCGGGTTTTCCAATGTTTGTCTTTAAAAAGCAGCAACCCAATATACCGCGTCGAGATGACGCTCCAATCCTAAAAAAGGAGGCATTTATGCCGTCAGTTGTATATCAGTCCAAATCTGGACATTCATTCATATTCAACGCATATGACTTCTACAATACCGCTTGGTATTACGATGTAAGCGGGGTCTATATCTTTGCAAAATATGATCGCTTATCGAATTCATGGCAATGCATTTATATCGGCGAAACAGATTCATTCGGTCGTCGTATGCCAGAGCACAGACAGGATAAGTGGCCCGAAGCGCTTAGTTGGGGCGCTCACGCTGTATTAGCGGCTGTTATCCCAAGAGAATGGGATCGGATGGTTTTGGAAAAAGAGCTTATCAACAGTTATCCAACTGTTCTAAATAAGAAGGATAATCCAATTAAATTGGGGCTGGGTGGCATTCTCAGATCCAATGAACAACATCGTGGCTTGGCTGATCTTGTCAGAGACAATCAGCAACTACAGCAAGGATATGGATTGCTTAGTACTTTATACCGTCTATAA
- a CDS encoding ribonuclease: MKVCLLLCLAAFSTALAANGKPGKFDAYVLALSWSPTYCEEQPKDREQCGKKLGLVLHGLWPQYNVGYPSFCTKEAYAASQAQAFPELYPSEFLFEHEWEKHGTCSGLTQAGYFQLSQALKSKVAIPEAYQRPQKPFRTTADGLKCAFTEANPWLKEQAIAPFCSGGGRFFKEMFVCLDKGGATASCSADVVKSAAKSCGQKDFLVRNIK; this comes from the coding sequence ATGAAAGTTTGCTTACTGCTGTGTTTGGCAGCGTTCTCGACCGCCCTGGCCGCCAACGGCAAACCCGGCAAGTTTGACGCTTATGTGCTGGCCTTATCCTGGTCGCCCACCTATTGCGAAGAACAGCCCAAAGACCGCGAACAGTGCGGCAAAAAACTGGGTTTGGTGCTGCATGGCCTATGGCCGCAATACAACGTCGGCTATCCAAGCTTTTGCACCAAGGAAGCCTACGCAGCTAGTCAAGCTCAAGCGTTTCCTGAGCTTTATCCGTCCGAATTTCTGTTCGAACACGAATGGGAAAAGCACGGCACCTGCTCCGGCCTGACCCAAGCCGGTTATTTTCAATTATCGCAAGCACTGAAAAGCAAAGTCGCCATCCCGGAGGCCTACCAGCGGCCGCAAAAACCTTTCCGAACCACGGCGGACGGCTTGAAATGCGCCTTTACCGAGGCCAACCCCTGGCTGAAAGAGCAAGCCATCGCCCCGTTTTGCAGCGGCGGCGGGCGGTTTTTCAAGGAAATGTTCGTGTGTCTGGATAAGGGCGGCGCGACCGCTAGTTGCAGCGCCGACGTGGTGAAAAGTGCGGCGAAATCTTGCGGGCAAAAGGATTTTTTGGTGCGAAACATTAAATAG
- a CDS encoding efflux transporter outer membrane subunit: protein MKTHGDSRIRLIKPVRLLLAGTVLLATGCNLLTDYQRPVVETPTQWRQTEQANIANINPQWWQAFASEQLNRLMADALAYNNDLNAARQRIEQARAQARIAGAGLWPAATLNGDFTDTRNNASDTQKTSGQLDIAYEVDLWGANRARRDAGSARLLSQVFARDALQLVVMADVGQAYFNLLAIQERRQIASDFLDTVSAILTIVEARQRAGAAYELEVAQQRTAQANARANLDLLMQQQTLAENTLAILLGHPPQHLVLEPAQFAALSVPAIAAEQPATLLQRRPDIGQLEMELIAANADIAVARAAFYPKLQLSLSSVLSNPQPAGVAASLAAGLTQPLFQGGRLEGALGNALATNAELVENYRKTVLTAFKEVEDAATTYANSSRRLQALQHAAAQAKLAYDISQNRYRLGAVDYQALLNAQSSYLTTENSRVQARLDVLVAQVQMYKALGGGWALNEQNTDLSAVGPGP, encoded by the coding sequence ATGAAGACCCATGGCGATTCGAGAATACGTTTGATCAAGCCTGTGCGTTTGCTATTGGCCGGCACGGTGCTATTGGCGACCGGCTGCAATCTATTGACCGACTACCAGCGCCCCGTCGTGGAAACCCCCACGCAATGGCGGCAGACCGAACAAGCCAACATCGCCAACATCAATCCGCAATGGTGGCAGGCGTTTGCCAGCGAGCAGTTGAACCGGTTGATGGCCGACGCGCTGGCCTATAACAACGACTTGAACGCCGCCCGTCAGCGGATCGAACAAGCCCGCGCCCAGGCCCGCATCGCCGGTGCCGGGCTATGGCCGGCAGCGACCCTGAACGGCGATTTTACCGATACCCGCAACAACGCCAGCGACACGCAAAAAACCAGCGGCCAGCTGGACATAGCTTACGAAGTGGATTTATGGGGCGCCAACCGGGCGCGGCGCGATGCCGGCAGCGCCCGGCTGCTAAGCCAGGTATTTGCGCGCGATGCCTTGCAATTGGTGGTGATGGCCGATGTCGGCCAGGCCTATTTTAATTTGCTGGCTATCCAGGAGCGCCGGCAAATCGCCAGCGACTTTTTGGACACGGTCAGTGCAATTTTGACCATCGTCGAAGCCCGGCAGCGAGCCGGCGCTGCTTACGAACTGGAGGTAGCGCAGCAGCGCACCGCCCAGGCCAACGCCCGCGCCAATCTGGACTTGCTGATGCAACAGCAAACCCTGGCGGAAAACACCCTGGCCATTTTGCTGGGCCATCCGCCGCAACATCTGGTACTGGAACCGGCGCAATTCGCCGCACTGAGCGTGCCGGCCATCGCCGCCGAGCAGCCGGCCACGCTGTTGCAACGTCGGCCCGACATCGGCCAGTTGGAAATGGAATTGATCGCCGCCAATGCCGACATCGCCGTGGCCCGTGCGGCGTTTTATCCCAAACTGCAACTCAGCCTGAGCAGCGTATTGTCCAACCCGCAACCGGCCGGCGTCGCGGCCAGCCTGGCGGCCGGCCTGACCCAACCTTTGTTTCAGGGCGGCCGTCTGGAGGGCGCCCTGGGCAACGCCCTGGCAACCAATGCCGAATTGGTGGAAAACTACCGGAAAACCGTGTTGACCGCCTTCAAGGAAGTCGAAGACGCAGCCACCACCTACGCCAACTCCAGCCGCCGCCTGCAAGCTCTGCAACACGCCGCCGCCCAGGCCAAACTAGCCTACGACATCTCGCAAAACCGCTACCGGCTCGGCGCGGTCGATTACCAAGCCCTGCTAAACGCGCAAAGCAGCTACCTGACCACCGAAAACAGCCGGGTGCAGGCCAGACTGGACGTCCTGGTCGCCCAGGTACAGATGTATAAGGCGCTGGGTGGCGGTTGGGCGTTGAATGAGCAGAATACGGATTTGTCGGCTGTGGGGCCTGGGCCTTAG
- a CDS encoding efflux RND transporter periplasmic adaptor subunit, protein MPQSLDSSPNRRRLRWLVLFLLVIAAAFGGWYFAKQPKHANQDKADSVEVTLGDLEENVTAQGKLEPKEYVDVGAQVTGQLQKIYVKIGDNVEAGQLLAQIDPRIYAARVAADEANIKNLQAQLAGQQAQVVFAQQQYDRNRELLKSQGVSVQDFQNSEFTLKNAKATADALQAQIEQVQSTLNGDKTNLGFTKIFASMAGTMVDQKAREGQTLNANQTTPTILQLAKLDTMTVRAQVAEADVMRLRSDMPVYFTTLGSGERRWQGTVRQILPTPEVINNVVLYNVLVDVDNRDRQLMTGMSTQMFFVLGKAEQVPLIPVNALGPRQRKEDKASGHAYQVKVLTEQGPQDKVVQIGLRTRRFAQVLDGLAVGEKLQINAGMDDKAKNRKRDQGYPGAGVPRL, encoded by the coding sequence ATGCCGCAATCGCTCGATTCCTCCCCAAACCGCCGGCGTCTGCGCTGGCTTGTCCTGTTTTTACTGGTTATCGCAGCCGCATTTGGCGGCTGGTATTTTGCCAAGCAACCCAAACACGCAAACCAGGACAAAGCCGATAGCGTGGAAGTAACGCTGGGCGATCTGGAAGAAAACGTCACCGCCCAAGGCAAGCTAGAGCCCAAGGAATACGTGGATGTCGGCGCCCAAGTCACCGGCCAGCTGCAAAAGATTTACGTCAAGATCGGTGATAACGTCGAAGCCGGCCAATTGCTGGCGCAGATAGACCCACGCATTTACGCCGCTCGGGTCGCCGCCGACGAGGCCAATATCAAAAACTTGCAGGCGCAGTTGGCCGGCCAGCAGGCGCAAGTGGTGTTTGCCCAGCAGCAATACGACCGCAACCGCGAGCTGCTGAAAAGCCAGGGCGTCAGCGTCCAGGACTTTCAGAACAGCGAATTCACCTTGAAAAACGCCAAAGCCACCGCCGATGCACTGCAAGCCCAAATCGAACAAGTGCAATCGACCTTGAACGGCGACAAAACCAACCTGGGCTTTACCAAAATCTTTGCCTCGATGGCCGGCACCATGGTCGATCAGAAAGCCCGCGAAGGCCAAACTCTGAACGCCAACCAAACCACGCCGACCATTTTGCAACTGGCCAAACTGGATACGATGACAGTGCGCGCTCAAGTGGCCGAGGCCGACGTGATGCGCCTGCGCTCCGACATGCCAGTGTATTTCACCACGCTGGGTTCCGGCGAACGCCGCTGGCAAGGCACGGTGCGGCAGATTTTGCCGACGCCGGAAGTGATCAATAACGTGGTGCTTTACAACGTGCTGGTGGATGTCGATAACCGCGACCGGCAACTGATGACCGGCATGAGCACCCAGATGTTTTTCGTGTTGGGCAAGGCCGAGCAAGTGCCGCTGATTCCTGTGAACGCACTGGGCCCACGCCAACGCAAGGAAGATAAAGCCAGCGGCCATGCTTACCAAGTCAAAGTCCTTACCGAACAAGGCCCGCAAGACAAAGTCGTGCAAATTGGTTTAAGAACCCGGCGCTTTGCCCAAGTGCTGGATGGCCTGGCGGTCGGCGAAAAATTACAAATCAACGCCGGCATGGACGACAAGGCTAAGAATCGCAAAAGAGATCAGGGTTATCCCGGCGCCGGAGTGCCCAGATTATGA
- a CDS encoding transposase, producing MTEYRRFYIPNAMWFFTVNLAERKNNHLLIDKIDELRNAFSYVKQRKPFHIDAIVIMPDHLHCIWTLPPDDGDFSVRWNMLKGRFSRSIDHGERISISRQKRRERGIWQRRLWAHLIEDQDDYNSHVDYIHWNPVKHGHVKNVIDWSYSSFHRFVKQGVYEENWGKSEMPDIKGIE from the coding sequence ATGACAGAATACCGCCGATTTTACATACCCAACGCTATGTGGTTTTTCACCGTCAATCTTGCGGAACGGAAAAACAATCACCTGCTGATTGATAAGATTGATGAATTGCGAAATGCCTTTAGCTATGTAAAACAACGCAAACCTTTTCATATTGATGCCATCGTCATCATGCCTGATCATTTGCATTGTATTTGGACATTGCCGCCCGATGATGGCGATTTCTCTGTTAGATGGAATATGTTGAAAGGACGGTTTTCCAGATCCATTGACCATGGAGAACGAATTTCAATAAGCCGTCAAAAACGCCGAGAACGAGGTATTTGGCAACGCCGATTGTGGGCGCATTTGATCGAAGACCAAGACGATTACAACAGTCATGTCGATTATATTCATTGGAATCCGGTGAAACACGGTCATGTCAAAAACGTCATCGACTGGTCGTATTCAAGTTTTCACCGTTTTGTGAAACAGGGGGTTTATGAAGAAAATTGGGGGAAGAGCGAAATGCCGGATATCAAAGGCATCGAGTAA
- a CDS encoding MacB family efflux pump subunit, translating to MSALPLLQLEHIQRFYPNGDAIVRALDDVSLSIWPGEFVAIIGQSGSGKSTLMNLIGCLDKADVGSYQVLGQNVADLDPDQLAELRRESFGFVFQRYNLLNTATAAENVEIPALYAGLPKAERQQRALQLLGKLGLAERSGHKPMQLSGGQQQRVAIARALMNDPPVILADEPTGALDSQSGTEVMALLKALHQEGRTILLITHDDKVAAHAQRIIHIADGKIVSDGTANQSGQRLAPPQHRGIGAAGLLAELGEAAKTALRSLRANLFRTALTLLGIVIGVAAVVTMLAVGQGSQEKVLDQMRAMGTNTLSIRPGLTGFRGGGDVATLTLADAEAIAELDNVEWASPERSSRLTVRYGAVDYATSVQGVAPSMPMVRDWPVGSGDFFDERDQRRYAPVMVLGETVRKLLFVEGEDPIGRFVMIGNIPFEVIGVMSPKGADAMGSDRDDGVFVPISTGLIRLFGQKYLGGITVKVRDLNQIDATQQAISDLLIARHQTEDFRIRNMASIIESATETQNTFTLMLGIVAAISLLVGGIGVMNIMLVSVTERTREIGIRIATGARRRDILLQFNTEAAVVCTLGGLMGVLLGFAAGYVLKYFEMAVLFSPLPAILAFSCAFGTGLLFGYLPARKAAHLDPVVALAAE from the coding sequence ATGAGCGCCCTGCCCCTACTGCAACTTGAACATATTCAACGCTTTTACCCCAACGGCGATGCCATCGTCCGCGCGCTGGACGATGTCTCGCTAAGCATCTGGCCCGGCGAATTTGTGGCCATCATCGGCCAGTCAGGTTCGGGAAAATCGACGTTGATGAACCTGATCGGCTGCCTGGATAAAGCCGATGTCGGCAGCTACCAAGTTCTGGGACAAAATGTCGCGGATTTAGACCCTGACCAACTGGCAGAGCTGCGCCGGGAAAGCTTTGGCTTTGTCTTCCAACGCTACAACCTGTTGAACACAGCAACCGCCGCCGAGAATGTGGAAATTCCGGCCTTGTACGCCGGTCTACCTAAAGCCGAACGCCAGCAACGCGCCTTGCAATTGCTCGGCAAACTCGGTTTGGCAGAACGCAGCGGTCACAAACCCATGCAACTGTCCGGTGGCCAACAGCAACGGGTTGCTATCGCCCGCGCCTTGATGAACGATCCACCGGTCATCCTGGCCGACGAACCTACCGGCGCGCTGGACAGCCAAAGCGGTACGGAAGTGATGGCCTTATTGAAAGCCTTGCATCAGGAAGGCCGCACCATTTTATTGATCACCCACGACGACAAAGTCGCCGCCCACGCCCAGCGCATCATTCATATCGCCGACGGCAAAATCGTCAGCGACGGCACCGCCAATCAAAGCGGACAGCGATTGGCCCCGCCCCAGCACCGCGGCATCGGCGCGGCTGGTTTGCTGGCCGAACTGGGCGAAGCCGCCAAAACCGCGCTGCGCTCCTTGCGGGCCAATCTGTTCCGCACGGCCTTAACCTTGCTGGGCATTGTGATCGGCGTCGCCGCCGTGGTGACGATGCTGGCGGTCGGCCAGGGCAGCCAGGAAAAAGTGCTGGATCAGATGCGGGCGATGGGCACCAACACCTTGTCGATTCGCCCCGGCCTGACCGGCTTTCGCGGCGGCGGCGACGTGGCGACACTCACTTTGGCCGACGCCGAGGCGATTGCCGAGCTGGATAATGTCGAATGGGCGTCGCCCGAGCGCAGCAGTCGCTTGACGGTGCGTTACGGCGCCGTCGATTACGCCACCAGCGTGCAAGGCGTCGCGCCGAGCATGCCGATGGTGCGCGACTGGCCGGTCGGTAGCGGCGACTTCTTCGACGAACGCGACCAGCGCCGCTATGCGCCGGTGATGGTGCTGGGCGAAACGGTGCGCAAACTGCTTTTTGTGGAAGGCGAAGACCCTATCGGCCGCTTTGTGATGATAGGCAATATTCCGTTTGAAGTGATCGGCGTGATGTCACCCAAAGGTGCCGATGCGATGGGCAGCGACCGCGACGACGGCGTATTTGTGCCGATCAGCACCGGTTTGATTCGGCTGTTTGGCCAAAAATATCTGGGCGGCATCACCGTCAAAGTCCGAGACTTGAACCAGATCGACGCCACCCAACAAGCCATCAGCGACTTGTTGATCGCCCGCCACCAGACCGAAGATTTTCGCATCCGCAACATGGCCTCCATCATCGAATCGGCCACCGAAACCCAGAATACCTTTACTTTGATGCTGGGCATCGTCGCGGCGATTTCCTTGCTGGTCGGCGGCATCGGCGTGATGAATATCATGTTGGTCAGCGTTACCGAGCGCACCCGCGAAATAGGCATCCGCATCGCCACCGGCGCCCGCCGCCGCGACATCCTGCTGCAATTCAATACCGAAGCGGCGGTGGTCTGCACCCTGGGCGGGCTGATGGGCGTGTTGCTGGGTTTTGCGGCCGGCTATGTCCTGAAGTACTTTGAGATGGCGGTATTGTTTTCTCCACTGCCCGCGATCCTGGCCTTCTCCTGCGCCTTCGGCACCGGCTTGTTGTTCGGCTATCTACCGGCCCGCAAGGCCGCTCATCTGGACCCGGTCGTGGCTTTGGCGGCGGAATGA
- a CDS encoding phospholipase D-like domain-containing protein, whose amino-acid sequence MRSEINISPNGLQVRAIAGTYVVLLAFTCPKAYCSGLLGFGIRREDHENGEITWLRGLKRFDLPGDDGSSVSSRHHPIQKFHWGDYTTKPGRSYTYTVHALTGKPGALKTFDSVAVQVNCEQPTAIGSKGHAVHFNRSAAASQAFASRFPHLPAGEIVDQNARSWLSRGLEEALIAYIDAAQAKQGLHLFLYEFAKDAFFQALKRAKQRKVRLEILYDGLLDAKGDGPSLDAALQIKKYGLKSVCKARTGAGLNISHNKFMVLSNGKGKPVSVWTGSTNFTDSAIYGQSNVGHVINDAIVAKQYFDWHQAVWKNPSLPGADSRKLVMSLTQPPARTAAGSHLVLSPRQSTEAVSACAEWVTASKRLICFTAPFAMHDDLEAALAAAPAHVLGLLNTRNVVGKALHDAPNTQLAASAAIDEKSILEQWQGRLLAESKHHSGVHVHTKILLVDPLSDNPLVVTGSANFSTNSCRYNDENQLFIIGDTAVADVYLGEFMRMFDHYYFRDYVNWTAKQKKTDPKAGFLDATDQWALRFFDGGEREAARLAFF is encoded by the coding sequence ATGCGTAGCGAGATCAATATCAGCCCCAACGGTTTGCAAGTCAGAGCGATCGCCGGTACCTACGTGGTGCTGCTGGCATTTACCTGCCCGAAAGCTTATTGCAGCGGCTTACTCGGCTTCGGCATCCGCCGCGAAGACCATGAAAACGGCGAAATCACTTGGCTACGCGGCTTAAAGCGCTTCGACCTGCCCGGCGACGACGGCTCCAGCGTCAGCAGCCGTCATCACCCGATCCAGAAATTTCATTGGGGTGACTACACCACCAAGCCTGGGCGCAGTTATACCTACACCGTCCATGCGCTGACCGGCAAACCGGGCGCGTTAAAGACTTTCGATTCGGTAGCCGTGCAAGTCAATTGCGAACAACCCACCGCCATCGGCAGCAAAGGTCATGCTGTGCATTTCAATCGTAGCGCGGCCGCCAGTCAGGCTTTTGCCTCTCGCTTTCCGCACTTGCCGGCAGGTGAAATCGTGGATCAGAACGCGCGCAGCTGGCTATCGCGCGGCCTGGAGGAGGCCCTGATCGCCTATATCGACGCAGCCCAAGCCAAACAGGGCTTACATTTATTTTTATACGAATTTGCCAAAGACGCATTTTTCCAGGCACTTAAACGCGCTAAGCAACGCAAGGTCAGGCTGGAGATTTTGTACGACGGCTTGCTGGACGCCAAAGGCGACGGCCCTTCACTCGACGCCGCGCTGCAGATCAAAAAATACGGTTTGAAAAGCGTCTGCAAAGCCCGCACCGGTGCCGGCTTGAATATCTCGCATAACAAATTTATGGTGCTGAGCAACGGCAAAGGCAAACCGGTGTCGGTGTGGACCGGTTCGACCAATTTCACCGATAGCGCGATTTACGGACAATCCAACGTCGGCCACGTGATCAACGATGCCATAGTGGCTAAACAATATTTCGATTGGCATCAAGCCGTCTGGAAAAATCCGAGTTTGCCGGGTGCCGATTCGCGGAAACTAGTGATGAGCTTAACCCAACCACCGGCCAGGACCGCGGCCGGTTCGCATTTGGTGCTAAGCCCGCGCCAATCCACCGAAGCCGTCAGCGCATGCGCGGAATGGGTAACGGCGAGCAAACGCCTAATCTGTTTTACCGCGCCGTTTGCCATGCACGACGACCTGGAAGCGGCCCTGGCCGCAGCGCCGGCTCACGTCTTGGGCTTGTTGAACACCCGCAATGTAGTCGGTAAAGCCTTGCACGACGCGCCCAATACCCAATTGGCAGCCAGTGCCGCCATAGATGAAAAATCCATTTTGGAGCAATGGCAAGGCCGACTATTGGCCGAATCCAAGCATCATTCCGGTGTGCATGTGCATACCAAAATCCTGCTAGTAGATCCGCTCTCCGACAATCCCTTGGTCGTCACCGGCTCGGCCAACTTCAGCACCAACTCATGCCGTTACAACGACGAGAACCAATTGTTTATCATCGGCGATACCGCGGTCGCCGACGTGTATTTGGGCGAGTTCATGCGTATGTTCGATCATTACTACTTCCGCGACTATGTCAACTGGACGGCCAAACAAAAGAAAACCGATCCCAAAGCCGGCTTTCTGGACGCTACCGACCAATGGGCTTTGCGCTTTTTCGACGGCGGCGAGCGCGAGGCGGCGAGGTTGGCGTTTTTTTAG
- a CDS encoding uracil-DNA glycosylase family protein → MSDQQHLLQQHRQALLACTRCPAMIRPVVSGKPVLSPVLLIGQAPGDKEGVLGRPFAWTAGKTMFKWFAQIGLDEASFRERVYMAAVCRCFPGKNPKGGDRVPNPQEIQQCASWLQAEVELLRPKLVIPVGKLAIQQMLAVDKLSDVIGGLHRLNFHGHDTDVIPLPHPSGASTWHRTEPGAGLLQAALAEIQKHPAWRQILLG, encoded by the coding sequence ATGAGCGACCAACAGCATTTGCTACAACAACACCGTCAAGCGCTGCTGGCCTGTACTCGCTGCCCGGCCATGATCCGCCCGGTGGTCAGCGGCAAGCCGGTATTGTCGCCGGTGTTGCTAATCGGTCAGGCACCCGGCGATAAAGAAGGGGTGTTGGGCAGGCCGTTTGCCTGGACGGCGGGTAAGACGATGTTCAAATGGTTTGCCCAGATCGGGCTAGACGAAGCCAGTTTTCGGGAGCGGGTCTATATGGCGGCGGTGTGCCGCTGCTTTCCGGGGAAAAACCCCAAGGGCGGCGACCGCGTACCCAATCCGCAGGAAATTCAGCAATGCGCGTCCTGGTTGCAGGCGGAAGTCGAGCTGTTGCGACCCAAGTTAGTCATCCCGGTCGGTAAATTGGCGATTCAGCAAATGCTGGCGGTGGATAAACTCAGCGACGTCATCGGCGGACTGCATCGTTTAAATTTTCACGGCCACGATACCGATGTCATCCCGCTGCCGCATCCCTCCGGCGCCTCCACCTGGCACCGCACCGAGCCGGGAGCCGGTTTATTGCAAGCGGCATTGGCCGAAATTCAAAAGCATCCCGCTTGGCGGCAGATTTTGCTTGGTTGA
- a CDS encoding DNA adenine methylase has protein sequence MLEVTRHSVKQRSDLTFKHNKSLGRHGWLRLTPAYSVKLVKEIIARFPPNIAILDPFSGTATTTLTAAEHGNSALSFDINPFLIWLGNVKCRSYSSDHLALVQDGAQQAIARVPALMKKDNWTPRLFNIERWWSADTLQALAALRTGLVEVFGEPEKDRATGLAWVAFCRLVIETSAAAFNHVSMSFSSETIDHEVEHVTDLYLVILDAVLASSGTQLRGQGAVVAVDARAIPEMGRRFNLVVTSPPYPNRISYIRELRPYMYWMKFLEEAREAGEMDWKAIGGTWGIATSRLNEWGPNGKVLPEVLTDAVGRIAKSDGKNAQLMATYVLKYFYDMHLHLSSLPNVLEPGAELHYIVGNSSFFGNMVDTPAILTASLLMLGYENTASMIIRKRNCNKALFEYDVTARWPR, from the coding sequence ATGCTTGAAGTCACGCGCCATTCCGTTAAGCAACGCTCGGACCTCACGTTTAAGCATAACAAGTCGCTCGGTCGCCACGGCTGGCTCCGGCTTACTCCGGCCTACTCTGTAAAGCTGGTGAAGGAGATAATCGCCAGATTCCCCCCCAATATTGCGATTCTTGATCCGTTCTCCGGGACTGCGACCACGACACTTACGGCGGCGGAGCATGGCAACTCTGCGCTTTCATTCGACATCAATCCGTTCTTGATCTGGCTTGGCAATGTAAAGTGCCGGTCATACTCGTCTGATCACTTGGCCTTAGTGCAAGACGGTGCCCAACAGGCTATCGCTCGGGTTCCCGCCTTGATGAAGAAGGACAATTGGACCCCCCGCCTGTTCAACATCGAGCGCTGGTGGTCAGCCGATACACTCCAAGCTCTAGCGGCACTTCGGACAGGACTTGTCGAAGTGTTCGGTGAGCCGGAGAAAGATCGAGCGACCGGGCTGGCGTGGGTGGCCTTCTGTCGGTTGGTGATAGAGACTTCTGCAGCCGCCTTCAATCACGTGTCCATGTCATTCTCGTCGGAGACGATAGACCACGAAGTCGAGCATGTGACAGACCTGTATCTAGTCATTCTCGATGCCGTGCTTGCCTCTAGCGGTACCCAGCTACGCGGCCAGGGGGCGGTTGTTGCGGTGGATGCCCGCGCTATTCCAGAAATGGGGCGGCGCTTCAACCTTGTCGTCACCTCCCCCCCTTATCCGAATCGCATCAGCTATATTAGAGAACTTCGCCCATACATGTATTGGATGAAGTTTCTTGAAGAAGCCCGAGAAGCGGGTGAGATGGATTGGAAGGCGATAGGCGGCACTTGGGGGATCGCTACAAGTCGCCTAAATGAATGGGGACCAAATGGCAAAGTGCTCCCGGAGGTTCTAACTGATGCGGTTGGACGCATCGCAAAGAGCGACGGCAAGAATGCTCAGCTCATGGCGACCTATGTGCTCAAGTACTTCTATGACATGCACCTGCATTTATCGTCGCTACCAAACGTACTGGAGCCGGGTGCAGAGCTTCATTACATTGTCGGCAATTCCAGCTTCTTCGGAAACATGGTTGATACCCCAGCGATTCTGACTGCCTCCCTGCTGATGCTTGGGTACGAAAACACTGCTTCGATGATCATACGGAAGCGGAACTGCAACAAGGCGCTTTTCGAGTATGACGTTACTGCTCGTTGGCCGCGGTAA